In the Deltaproteobacteria bacterium genome, one interval contains:
- a CDS encoding translocation/assembly module TamB domain-containing protein, whose translation MRNKILITIGVFFSVLIVLIVAAFFFTQTEYFRSLVRRTAESIVSSSTGQQFSIGRIEGNFFYNIKLEDVSFTVEDEKFVSIEEISLNYSIPHMLDGTMLFSKVVPVDKIYIKGVNANLIKYEDGTWNFSKIGSGEDKEKDEEKKAPPVWNIIIRDALLKNAEITLDDRENDKVTRYEIHETGLSATLTHITEKIEVDLKNADLDAPSQDLSVRGLSAKAVYSEEKAEIDNLQVLLNGAEIKIDAKADNLKDNPEFSFNLSAHNYKLEDVGTFNLETKGEGKFVSPKDIRANATIKIPESEAYGKKLTGSLEKITMSGTTIEIGEGNIKTELGELSIGGNADLSRIIAGEGANNFNINLALKDVKTTEVFSLLEEKSGTTTEAINTELGAVLNTQIRAEGSWVEFGDLTADAKIESLEIKGKEAGDLKLSGTAGYSSSGLSLDINSSLKQVDLGIILSKENLESNITSELDIKGTIPLEGDIMEQSSLSVKGEISPSKIYKIDIKKGEVDLSYENELLDIKALSIVGDSFNLKVEDGSAGTRGLDFSYDLEVEDLSFISAIVSGTEFAGSLKARGDVTGDISSPKVTIDAEAKGFEVNEDFAAESVKINGEGLINLDNPELKAEIKAEDVKVKEREIESIEVDAESEGEGVNLNAKIVENDQLNYEINTTLKNLGGREKNIEISRIKLDLEDTELKNKDTIFITVAPEKLIIDSFNLYYGDSSALADARIFYDGSLDADLKLNNLNLDDITKPFQVKTSVEGNISATVNLKGTMEAPQLNANITTRDLVYGGFDNDTVTFDLTYLNQNLNFKLLITDDTATVMQATGNSNIDLNFKKLNENIDKASISLTVNSAGVDLSPLASISEEIEKSEGTLLVDVKVTGSIKNPAATGQISLKDAVFKIQSLGNQFKVADALVELQGQKGILRQLEIQSGKGKGTFEGQIDVSDMSYNLTGNMENFLIKPERISANLDGDINVEGEGSKIKASGKITVAKSRITIPDQEEKQLEEIKFADEREEEFVVKSGNDTDFFQENFALDLQVKMTRNNWVRGRGANIELKGDLDVGKEFGRPVRISGIISTVRGTYETLGKLFRIERGRVSFSGSENINPNLDIRAVYRVSNVQIYVNISGTADSPQIKLTSNPPMTQTDIVSYVVFGAPSDQIGSGDRASIQGVATGLAGGIAAAQLEKVFGDKLALDVVSIGGGTNGPQIEVGKYLTEDLYIAYERGTSDSILDSTTITTNKVLVEYNIFNNVTLDADVGGENPGVDIFYNFNYK comes from the coding sequence ATGCGTAATAAAATTCTCATAACAATAGGCGTTTTCTTCTCCGTATTAATTGTCCTTATTGTAGCGGCGTTCTTTTTCACGCAGACCGAATACTTCAGGAGCCTTGTCAGGAGAACAGCCGAAAGTATTGTCAGCTCCTCCACTGGTCAACAGTTTTCGATCGGGAGAATAGAGGGCAACTTCTTTTACAATATAAAACTCGAAGACGTCTCTTTCACAGTCGAAGACGAAAAATTCGTTTCCATAGAGGAAATTTCACTCAATTACTCCATACCGCACATGCTGGACGGAACTATGCTTTTCAGCAAGGTGGTTCCTGTAGATAAAATTTACATAAAGGGAGTCAATGCAAATCTCATTAAATACGAGGACGGTACGTGGAACTTCAGCAAAATAGGAAGCGGCGAGGACAAAGAAAAGGACGAAGAAAAAAAGGCTCCCCCTGTCTGGAACATAATAATCCGTGACGCTTTGCTTAAGAACGCTGAAATAACCCTGGACGACCGGGAGAACGATAAGGTCACCAGGTATGAGATACATGAAACCGGTCTCTCCGCCACGCTTACCCATATAACAGAAAAGATAGAGGTCGATCTCAAAAACGCCGACCTAGACGCCCCTTCACAGGACTTAAGCGTAAGAGGATTATCCGCAAAAGCCGTTTACTCAGAAGAAAAAGCGGAGATTGACAATCTCCAGGTTTTACTCAACGGAGCCGAGATAAAGATAGACGCCAAAGCGGACAACCTGAAGGACAACCCCGAGTTCTCATTTAACCTGTCAGCTCATAATTACAAGCTCGAGGATGTGGGCACTTTCAATCTGGAGACAAAGGGTGAGGGTAAATTCGTAAGCCCGAAGGACATAAGGGCGAACGCCACTATAAAAATTCCCGAATCGGAAGCATACGGAAAGAAGCTAACAGGCTCTCTCGAAAAAATCACCATGTCGGGCACTACAATTGAGATCGGCGAAGGGAATATCAAGACAGAGCTCGGAGAACTGTCCATCGGGGGCAACGCCGACCTAAGCCGAATAATCGCGGGAGAGGGAGCCAATAATTTCAATATCAATCTTGCGTTAAAGGATGTAAAAACAACCGAGGTATTTTCCCTCCTGGAAGAAAAGTCAGGTACAACGACAGAGGCGATAAACACTGAGCTCGGGGCCGTGCTCAACACTCAGATCCGCGCGGAGGGGAGCTGGGTTGAATTCGGCGACTTAACCGCCGACGCCAAAATCGAGAGTCTCGAAATCAAGGGCAAGGAAGCGGGGGACTTGAAGCTCTCGGGCACGGCCGGCTATTCGAGTTCCGGTCTCAGTCTCGACATTAACTCAAGCCTGAAGCAGGTGGACCTGGGAATCATCCTGAGCAAAGAAAACCTCGAGAGCAATATAACGTCAGAACTCGATATAAAAGGAACGATTCCCCTCGAGGGAGACATAATGGAGCAGTCGTCCTTGAGCGTCAAGGGAGAAATAAGTCCATCTAAAATCTACAAGATTGACATTAAGAAGGGAGAGGTTGACTTATCATATGAAAACGAGCTCCTCGATATAAAAGCACTGTCCATCGTCGGAGACTCCTTTAATCTAAAGGTCGAGGACGGAAGCGCGGGAACCAGGGGTCTCGATTTCAGCTATGATCTCGAAGTGGAGGACTTGAGCTTCATCTCGGCTATTGTGTCCGGCACGGAATTCGCCGGCTCTTTGAAAGCCCGGGGGGATGTGACGGGAGATATAAGCAGCCCCAAAGTAACAATCGACGCTGAAGCGAAGGGCTTTGAGGTAAATGAGGATTTCGCAGCGGAATCGGTAAAAATAAACGGAGAGGGATTAATAAATCTCGACAATCCTGAGCTAAAAGCGGAAATAAAGGCCGAGGACGTGAAGGTAAAAGAGAGGGAGATCGAAAGCATCGAGGTCGACGCTGAAAGCGAGGGGGAGGGAGTCAACCTTAACGCCAAGATAGTCGAAAACGATCAATTAAACTATGAAATAAACACAACTCTAAAAAACCTGGGCGGGCGCGAGAAAAATATAGAAATAAGCAGAATAAAACTCGACCTTGAGGATACGGAACTCAAAAACAAGGATACGATATTCATAACAGTAGCTCCCGAAAAACTTATAATAGATTCATTCAATCTTTATTACGGCGACTCATCGGCGCTCGCCGACGCAAGGATTTTTTATGACGGCTCTCTCGATGCGGACCTGAAGCTCAACAATCTCAACCTGGACGACATCACCAAACCGTTTCAGGTCAAAACCTCTGTTGAGGGTAATATCTCGGCAACCGTTAACCTCAAGGGCACGATGGAAGCTCCGCAATTAAACGCGAACATAACAACCCGGGACCTTGTTTACGGAGGATTCGACAACGACACGGTAACTTTCGACCTCACCTATCTAAATCAGAACCTAAATTTCAAGCTGTTAATCACGGACGACACGGCCACAGTAATGCAGGCTACGGGAAACTCCAATATTGACCTCAATTTCAAAAAGCTGAACGAGAATATCGATAAAGCCAGCATCAGCCTTACGGTAAATTCTGCCGGGGTCGACCTGAGCCCGCTCGCCAGTATAAGCGAGGAGATCGAAAAATCTGAAGGCACCCTTTTAGTGGACGTTAAGGTAACGGGAAGCATAAAAAACCCTGCGGCGACCGGACAGATAAGCTTAAAAGACGCCGTTTTTAAAATACAGTCGCTCGGCAACCAGTTTAAGGTAGCCGACGCCCTGGTCGAGCTCCAGGGACAGAAGGGGATTCTCAGGCAGCTTGAAATTCAGTCAGGCAAGGGGAAAGGAACATTCGAGGGACAGATCGATGTTTCGGACATGTCTTATAACCTGACGGGCAATATGGAAAATTTCCTTATCAAGCCGGAAAGAATTTCGGCAAATCTGGACGGGGATATAAATGTCGAGGGTGAGGGGAGCAAAATCAAGGCATCAGGAAAGATAACCGTCGCAAAGAGCCGAATAACAATTCCCGATCAGGAGGAGAAGCAATTAGAAGAGATTAAATTCGCCGATGAAAGAGAAGAGGAATTCGTTGTCAAAAGCGGTAATGACACAGACTTTTTTCAAGAAAACTTCGCTCTTGACCTGCAGGTAAAAATGACAAGAAACAACTGGGTAAGGGGGCGCGGCGCCAATATAGAGCTTAAGGGTGATCTCGATGTAGGTAAGGAATTCGGCAGACCTGTGAGAATTAGCGGTATTATAAGCACCGTAAGGGGCACATACGAGACCCTCGGAAAGCTTTTCAGGATAGAAAGAGGCAGGGTGAGCTTCTCGGGCAGCGAAAACATAAATCCGAATCTCGATATAAGAGCAGTGTACCGTGTTTCCAATGTCCAGATCTATGTCAACATAAGCGGTACGGCGGATTCTCCGCAAATAAAGCTGACGAGCAATCCCCCGATGACTCAAACCGATATAGTCTCCTATGTCGTCTTCGGGGCGCCTTCGGACCAGATAGGCTCCGGAGACAGGGCGTCCATCCAGGGTGTCGCCACCGGGCTTGCCGGAGGTATAGCGGCAGCCCAACTGGAGAAAGTCTTTGGAGACAAGCTCGCTCTGGACGTTGTCAGCATCGGGGGCGGCACGAACGGCCCTCAAATCGAAGTGGGTAAATACCTAACAGAAGACCTCTACATAGCCTATGAAAGAGGCACATCGGATTCAATTCTTGATTCTACGACAATAACGACAAACAAGGTCCTGGTGGAGTATAATATCTTTAACAACGTAACCCTAGACGCCGATGTCGGCGGTGAAAATCCGGGAGTTGATATCTTCTATAACTTTAATTACAAGTAA
- a CDS encoding electron transfer flavoprotein subunit alpha/FixB family protein, with the protein MSNEVWVVADMKIDGSVRQVTFEALSEAKNKIAGKLGGKLCAVLIGSGVSGHVAELGKYGAEKVYVVDNELLKNFNTEGYTIALSELIKKHEPAVVLAGNTVFGQDYFPRVAARVGAGVSMDAIEIDLTDDNTLKVQRFSHSSKAIPTEVFHANYPMMATVRPNSFKAVEDPREPEVVEGGIEINPADIKTKVIELKTKESDRPELTEAERVVSGGRGLGSEENFQYIYQLADILGAAAGATRAAVDAGYCPYDMQVGQTGKAVSPNLYIAIAISGSVQHFAGMGSSKVIVAINKDPEAPIFEKCDYGIVGDLFDVLPPFTEKVKSILSQG; encoded by the coding sequence ATGAGCAACGAAGTCTGGGTAGTAGCGGACATGAAAATAGACGGCAGCGTCAGGCAGGTAACCTTTGAGGCCCTGTCGGAAGCGAAGAATAAAATCGCGGGAAAACTCGGAGGGAAGCTGTGCGCTGTCCTCATTGGCTCCGGGGTTTCCGGCCATGTAGCTGAATTGGGGAAATACGGGGCTGAAAAGGTCTATGTAGTCGATAACGAGCTTTTGAAAAACTTTAACACCGAAGGATATACGATCGCGCTCAGTGAATTAATAAAAAAACATGAACCTGCGGTAGTGCTGGCCGGAAACACGGTTTTCGGGCAGGACTATTTTCCGAGGGTTGCCGCGCGCGTGGGCGCGGGCGTTTCAATGGACGCTATAGAAATCGATCTCACAGACGACAATACTCTCAAGGTGCAGCGTTTTTCCCACTCCAGTAAGGCCATCCCGACCGAGGTATTCCACGCCAATTATCCCATGATGGCCACGGTCAGGCCGAATTCTTTTAAGGCTGTGGAGGACCCCAGGGAGCCCGAAGTCGTCGAAGGGGGGATCGAAATAAATCCAGCCGATATAAAGACCAAGGTCATTGAGCTAAAAACCAAGGAATCCGACCGGCCGGAGCTGACCGAAGCCGAAAGGGTTGTTTCGGGCGGCAGGGGTCTCGGAAGTGAAGAGAATTTCCAGTATATATATCAGCTTGCCGACATACTCGGAGCCGCCGCGGGAGCGACCCGCGCCGCGGTTGACGCGGGTTACTGCCCCTATGATATGCAGGTGGGTCAGACCGGAAAGGCGGTTTCCCCCAATCTTTACATCGCAATAGCTATTTCAGGCTCGGTCCAGCATTTTGCCGGAATGGGTTCATCGAAGGTTATTGTCGCGATTAATAAAGACCCGGAAGCCCCCATTTTCGAGAAGTGTGATTACGGCATCGTAGGCGATCTTTTCGACGTGCTTCCTCCTTTTACGGAGAAAGTAAAGTCTATTCTATCTCAAGGTTAA
- the queG gene encoding tRNA epoxyqueuosine(34) reductase QueG — translation MKRIGHKRLECLFSFVIQLILMGIKELTDSIKSEALALGFNLVGISPADKFPENQFYKQWLSKGYAGRMKYMERNPERRQDVRQIIPDAKSVISCALNYNTDHPYSIRETDKTKGWVARYAWGDDYHDVMDRKLGSLGEFISEKISPGAVSRHYVDTGPVLEKVYGKYAGIGWVGKNTCLINQEIGSWIFLGEIITSLELEYDNPAPDRCGTCTKCLDACPTDALPEPYVLDSRRCISYLTIELKDNIPFELRDKIDNNIFGCDICQDVCPWNKRAEKTDEPAFLPREGIYNPDLGSLSQLSPEDFRNFFKGSPVKRAKRRGLLRNVLTAMGNSGNRSFVQLVKDCLSDEEPLVRVHAAWALWKLEGQGARGTLLRQRENEDAPEVLEEIDFLLNNI, via the coding sequence TTGAAAAGAATCGGCCACAAGCGTCTGGAATGCCTCTTTTCCTTTGTGATACAATTAATCCTGATGGGTATTAAGGAGCTGACCGATTCCATAAAATCCGAGGCGCTCGCGTTGGGATTTAATCTGGTGGGTATCTCTCCGGCCGATAAATTTCCGGAAAATCAGTTTTACAAGCAGTGGCTTTCAAAGGGATACGCGGGGCGGATGAAGTACATGGAGAGAAATCCCGAGAGGCGCCAGGACGTGCGGCAAATAATTCCAGACGCGAAATCCGTTATATCCTGCGCTCTCAATTACAATACGGATCACCCCTATTCGATCCGGGAAACCGATAAGACAAAAGGCTGGGTAGCCCGTTACGCCTGGGGGGACGATTATCACGATGTAATGGATCGGAAGCTCGGTTCACTTGGGGAATTTATAAGTGAGAAGATATCACCGGGGGCTGTTTCCCGCCACTACGTCGATACGGGCCCGGTACTCGAAAAGGTGTACGGAAAATACGCCGGTATAGGCTGGGTCGGAAAGAACACCTGCCTTATCAATCAGGAAATCGGTTCCTGGATATTTCTGGGGGAGATTATAACGAGTCTTGAGCTCGAGTATGACAACCCTGCGCCCGACAGATGCGGCACGTGCACGAAATGCCTGGACGCATGCCCGACAGACGCGCTGCCGGAGCCGTATGTGCTTGATTCGAGGCGGTGTATATCCTACTTGACGATCGAGCTAAAGGATAATATCCCTTTTGAATTAAGAGATAAAATTGACAATAACATTTTCGGCTGCGATATCTGTCAGGACGTATGTCCCTGGAATAAAAGGGCGGAGAAAACCGATGAGCCCGCGTTCCTCCCGCGGGAGGGGATATACAATCCTGACCTGGGTTCACTTTCGCAATTAAGCCCGGAGGATTTCAGAAATTTTTTTAAGGGTAGTCCCGTAAAGCGGGCCAAGAGACGGGGGCTGCTGAGAAATGTTCTCACCGCCATGGGAAATTCGGGAAACAGGAGTTTTGTACAGCTTGTAAAAGACTGCTTGTCGGACGAGGAGCCTCTCGTTAGAGTGCACGCCGCATGGGCACTATGGAAGCTCGAAGGGCAGGGCGCAAGGGGTACTCTCCTCCGTCAAAGGGAGAACGAAGATGCTCCCGAAGTTCTGGAAGAAATCGATTTTCTTTTAAACAATATCTGA
- a CDS encoding DMT family transporter, which yields MNNTAINIILLVFVILTWGYSWVLMKIGLGYAEPLTFAAWRCAIGAAALIAYMKFRGLEWPAVKSWPDYIMVGLFQTTLMFGFMLFGMKRITAGKTSVLLYTMPIWTILLVHFYLKQRLTAGKWAGVVLGSAGILSILGWDIIINQNLQIFLGELMIITGAISWAIANIWVKKRMSGEDVYKVSTLQLTFGTVGLIILAIPTHGIFNIEWTAYSIYILVFTGLVASAVDFTIWFYLIKKLDINITTFSSMLVPVFGLIFDWIILGNRLDPGTVLGGVLIIAGIYRISRK from the coding sequence ATGAATAATACTGCGATAAACATCATATTGCTCGTCTTTGTAATCCTGACCTGGGGATATTCATGGGTGCTTATGAAAATCGGCCTCGGTTACGCAGAACCCCTTACATTCGCCGCGTGGCGCTGCGCAATAGGGGCGGCGGCCCTGATCGCATACATGAAATTCCGGGGACTCGAATGGCCCGCAGTCAAAAGCTGGCCCGACTATATCATGGTCGGGCTTTTCCAGACTACGCTCATGTTCGGCTTCATGCTTTTCGGGATGAAGCGGATTACCGCAGGCAAAACATCGGTGCTCCTCTATACGATGCCCATCTGGACCATCCTGCTTGTTCACTTCTACCTTAAGCAAAGACTTACCGCGGGTAAGTGGGCTGGCGTAGTGCTGGGAAGCGCCGGAATCCTCTCAATCCTGGGATGGGACATTATCATAAACCAGAATCTGCAAATTTTTCTGGGGGAACTGATGATCATAACAGGGGCGATTTCGTGGGCGATTGCAAACATATGGGTCAAGAAACGGATGTCCGGGGAGGATGTTTACAAGGTAAGCACTCTACAGCTCACATTCGGGACAGTCGGGCTTATTATTCTGGCTATACCGACGCACGGAATATTTAATATCGAGTGGACCGCTTACTCTATATATATACTTGTCTTCACGGGGCTCGTCGCCTCGGCTGTTGACTTTACGATATGGTTTTACCTCATAAAAAAGCTGGATATAAACATTACGACCTTTTCATCGATGCTCGTTCCCGTTTTCGGACTCATTTTCGACTGGATTATACTGGGGAACAGGCTCGACCCGGGAACCGTTCTGGGCGGGGTGCTCATAATCGCCGGAATTTACAGGATTTCCAGAAAATAA
- a CDS encoding rhomboid family intramembrane serine protease — translation MIPLRDTTKSAGFPFINITLIIISVLIFLYQVSLGRDMIIFIYEYGLVPEKVISSASGSGIYDRLYPFLSSMFLHGGWLHLIGNMLFLYIFGDNVENRMGHFKYLLFYIICGLAAAVFQFITNIHSEIPMVGASGAISGVLGAYIIFFPRSRILTLVPIFFFIQLIHVPAAVFIFIWFIIQFLSGVSALGGPVETGGVAFWAHIGGFISGLILARYFVKRRYDLRESTGRYYH, via the coding sequence ATGATACCGCTTCGGGATACGACCAAATCGGCAGGGTTCCCATTCATCAACATAACACTGATAATTATAAGCGTTCTAATTTTTCTCTACCAGGTCTCGCTCGGCCGAGATATGATAATTTTCATATACGAGTACGGCCTTGTTCCGGAGAAAGTAATTTCTTCGGCTTCGGGTTCCGGGATTTATGACCGCCTGTATCCCTTCCTCTCCTCCATGTTTCTTCACGGGGGATGGCTTCATCTGATCGGGAACATGCTGTTCCTCTACATATTCGGTGACAATGTCGAAAACAGAATGGGCCATTTCAAATATCTTCTTTTTTATATAATATGCGGGCTTGCGGCGGCCGTGTTTCAATTTATAACGAACATTCACTCCGAGATACCGATGGTGGGAGCAAGCGGCGCCATATCGGGCGTTCTTGGCGCTTATATTATCTTTTTCCCGAGGTCAAGAATATTGACTCTGGTGCCGATTTTCTTCTTTATACAACTTATACACGTACCCGCCGCTGTATTTATATTTATATGGTTTATAATACAATTTCTGAGCGGCGTCAGCGCACTCGGAGGCCCTGTAGAAACGGGAGGGGTCGCCTTCTGGGCGCATATCGGGGGATTTATCTCGGGACTGATTTTGGCGCGTTATTTTGTAAAAAGACGCTATGATTTAAGGGAATCAACCGGGAGATATTATCACTAA
- the murI gene encoding glutamate racemase: protein MSNETNSAPIGVFDSGIGGLTVVREIIGRLPRENIIYLGDTARVPYGTKSSRTVIAYSHSNSEFLIKKGIKLLVVACNTASAVSLPSLGREFDIPVLGVIEPGAKKAAAATGTKNVGVIGTPSTIKSGAYKKAIQEISPDIKVHSSACPLFVPLADEGWTEGEITELIAEQYLEPFRQIGIDVLVLGCTHYPLLKRTIQKVVGEDITLVDSAEETAKEIEKILSENDIVNRGSGSPSRQYFLTDVSDSFLSVAGRFLGENIEKIDMVDIIGTAI from the coding sequence ATGAGCAACGAAACAAACAGCGCGCCGATAGGTGTATTTGATTCGGGGATCGGGGGGCTGACCGTAGTAAGGGAGATCATCGGAAGACTGCCCCGGGAGAATATCATCTATCTGGGGGACACGGCCAGGGTTCCCTACGGGACAAAATCAAGCAGGACGGTTATAGCTTACTCCCACAGCAATTCGGAGTTCCTGATCAAGAAGGGGATAAAACTTCTGGTGGTCGCATGCAACACGGCCTCGGCTGTTTCGCTCCCGAGCCTCGGACGCGAATTCGATATACCCGTGCTGGGCGTTATAGAGCCGGGCGCGAAGAAAGCGGCCGCGGCAACCGGGACTAAAAATGTCGGTGTCATAGGAACGCCTTCTACAATAAAGAGCGGCGCTTACAAAAAAGCCATTCAGGAAATATCGCCGGACATAAAAGTTCACTCGAGCGCCTGCCCCCTCTTCGTGCCTCTGGCCGATGAAGGATGGACAGAGGGGGAAATAACCGAGCTCATAGCCGAACAGTACCTCGAGCCGTTCAGGCAGATCGGAATCGACGTACTCGTCCTCGGATGCACACACTACCCTCTTTTAAAGCGGACAATACAGAAAGTCGTGGGTGAGGACATAACGCTCGTAGACTCCGCCGAGGAGACCGCGAAGGAGATAGAGAAAATTCTGAGCGAGAATGATATTGTGAACCGGGGGTCCGGCTCGCCGTCAAGACAGTATTTTCTGACGGACGTCTCGGACAGCTTCCTGTCGGTCGCGGGAAGGTTCCTCGGGGAAAATATAGAAAAGATAGATATGGTCGACATAATAGGGACGGCGATTTAG
- a CDS encoding nuclear transport factor 2 family protein has product MTGQLKDQVLKANEKFYSALGSGDLELMREVWVRDSKARCVHPGWPMLYGWDAVMESWKKIFEEGGPAGIEVSDVRIRISGNLAWVVCIEKISQRVDEEIRSGYAQSTNVFEYRDSSWLLVIHHASPVPVPRGEGASDHSLQ; this is encoded by the coding sequence ATGACAGGACAACTTAAAGATCAGGTCTTGAAGGCTAATGAAAAGTTTTATAGCGCTCTCGGGTCAGGTGATCTGGAGCTCATGCGGGAGGTCTGGGTCAGGGACTCCAAAGCCAGGTGTGTCCATCCCGGCTGGCCGATGCTTTACGGGTGGGATGCGGTAATGGAGAGCTGGAAAAAAATCTTCGAGGAAGGCGGGCCTGCGGGTATCGAGGTGTCCGACGTCAGGATTCGGATTTCGGGAAACCTGGCATGGGTTGTCTGCATTGAGAAAATCAGTCAGAGGGTAGATGAGGAAATAAGGTCCGGTTATGCCCAGTCCACCAATGTATTTGAGTACCGGGATTCATCCTGGCTGCTCGTTATCCATCACGCTTCGCCCGTACCGGTGCCCCGCGGGGAAGGAGCGTCCGACCACAGTTTGCAGTGA
- a CDS encoding electron transfer flavoprotein subunit beta/FixA family protein, with protein sequence MKILVIVSQTQDTEAKVKVSSSGDSIDTDGMKWIMNPYDEFAVEEAIQTKEKHGGEVIIVAMGPGRVIETIRQALAMGADSAVHIKDEGFADADSFAIGKVIASEIKKLGEFDIIFTGMKIIDSESGQIGIQVAEELGIPHVSLVSKVMEVDPDEKKAVCQKEIDGGHVVEEVQLPCMITCPDAMNDPRYASLPGIMKAKKKPLTEVALADINVQELGLSADALGKEGARIKTVEIKVPQIERKLKIIKGQDEPMVKGAEVEQSAEELIKLLREEAKVI encoded by the coding sequence GTGAAGATTTTAGTAATAGTAAGTCAGACCCAGGATACGGAGGCTAAAGTTAAGGTCTCCTCAAGCGGTGATTCGATAGATACCGACGGTATGAAATGGATCATGAATCCATACGACGAGTTTGCCGTCGAGGAAGCGATTCAGACCAAGGAGAAGCACGGGGGCGAAGTTATAATAGTAGCGATGGGACCCGGCAGGGTGATTGAGACGATCAGGCAGGCACTTGCTATGGGAGCCGACAGCGCAGTTCACATTAAGGACGAAGGATTCGCGGACGCCGATTCTTTCGCGATAGGGAAAGTAATCGCGAGCGAGATTAAGAAGCTGGGCGAATTCGACATTATTTTTACGGGTATGAAGATTATAGATTCGGAGTCGGGGCAGATAGGAATTCAGGTAGCCGAGGAATTGGGGATTCCCCATGTTTCCCTTGTAAGTAAAGTCATGGAAGTCGATCCGGACGAGAAAAAGGCGGTTTGTCAAAAGGAGATTGACGGAGGGCATGTTGTCGAAGAGGTTCAGCTCCCCTGTATGATTACTTGTCCTGACGCAATGAACGATCCCCGTTACGCGTCCCTTCCCGGAATTATGAAAGCCAAGAAAAAACCGCTTACCGAGGTCGCTCTTGCCGACATCAACGTACAAGAGTTGGGATTATCCGCGGATGCCCTAGGCAAGGAAGGCGCCAGGATTAAGACCGTAGAGATAAAGGTTCCTCAAATCGAGAGAAAGCTGAAGATTATTAAAGGACAGGACGAGCCCATGGTTAAGGGGGCTGAAGTCGAGCAGTCGGCTGAGGAACTTATAAAGCTTCTCAGGGAAGAAGCCAAGGTAATATAG
- a CDS encoding MaoC/PaaZ C-terminal domain-containing protein, whose translation MPNEIDFKSPVEAGFSFEKPVRLSVDDISEFATLSGDLNPLHHKARIAGASRFGGIIASGTHSGSLLMGSVATYLAPGFLTLGLSFELEFRAPVRPGIELLIHWEVKTVEPKPSLAGYIVTVEGGIADKGKDLAWCRGACLIVNEST comes from the coding sequence ATGCCCAATGAAATAGACTTTAAATCGCCGGTTGAGGCCGGCTTCTCTTTCGAAAAACCGGTTCGGCTTTCAGTTGACGATATATCCGAATTCGCGACACTTTCAGGCGACCTCAACCCCCTTCACCATAAGGCGCGGATTGCGGGAGCCAGCCGATTCGGGGGAATCATCGCAAGCGGCACCCATAGCGGCTCTCTCCTTATGGGCTCGGTCGCGACATATCTTGCCCCGGGATTTCTGACTCTGGGACTCTCGTTTGAGCTGGAATTTAGGGCCCCTGTGCGTCCGGGTATTGAACTGCTGATTCACTGGGAGGTTAAAACCGTCGAGCCCAAACCGAGCCTCGCAGGGTACATCGTGACCGTAGAGGGCGGCATAGCGGATAAAGGGAAAGATTTGGCTTGGTGCAGGGGCGCCTGTCTTATAGTAAACGAATCAACTTGA